In the Synechococcus sp. Nb3U1 genome, one interval contains:
- a CDS encoding UDP-N-acetylmuramoyl-L-alanyl-D-glutamate--2,6-diaminopimelate ligase → MEAVGKAVGIDLEDLFKQAGIQPHLAQGSLDGVRVKGLCTDSRQVEAGDLFLGVLGTQVDGGQFVHAALQAGATAALISQEVWGTLPSQKSFPQPILLLPSGVLSKAIAQLAGAFYGFPARHLTLVGVTGTNGKTTTTHLIEYLLQAAGQPTALLGTLYNRWPGHSQMAPHTTLFPLELQRSLKEAYAAGAQVAVMEVSSHALAQDRVWGCPFQAAAWTNLTQDHLDFHPTMEHYWQAKATLFRPEYLQGRALINRDDAGGERLLAAWTGRAELQPWAYSLQPLTEIPGLWPTDVELHATGLRAQLHTPIGAFGVEAPLVGSFNLSNLLAAVGVALHLGLRPDQIQAALPHFPGVPGRVERVTVPGQDITVIVDYAHTPDGLDNLLRAIRPQVQGQLICVFGCGGDRDRGKRPQMGRIAATWADQVIVTSDNPRTEDPQQILTDIVAGIPGSPKLVEKDRRQAIQQAILSAQPGDTVVIAGKGHEDYQILGTQKIHFDDREEARHALALRKGSLTEPQTGNDASASTPQTPETGNRHHGGQG, encoded by the coding sequence ATGGAAGCCGTTGGTAAAGCTGTTGGGATCGATCTTGAGGACTTGTTCAAACAGGCGGGGATTCAACCGCACTTGGCCCAGGGATCGCTAGACGGGGTGAGGGTGAAGGGTCTCTGTACCGACTCTCGCCAGGTGGAGGCTGGGGATCTGTTTTTGGGGGTATTGGGCACTCAGGTGGATGGGGGTCAGTTTGTGCACGCGGCTCTACAGGCCGGGGCCACAGCAGCCTTGATCTCCCAAGAGGTCTGGGGAACTTTGCCCTCCCAGAAATCTTTCCCACAACCGATCCTCCTTCTGCCCAGTGGGGTGCTCTCCAAGGCCATTGCTCAGTTGGCTGGCGCTTTTTATGGCTTTCCCGCTCGCCATCTCACCCTGGTAGGGGTCACCGGCACCAATGGCAAAACCACCACCACCCATTTGATCGAATATCTTCTGCAAGCAGCAGGCCAGCCCACCGCTCTTCTGGGCACCCTTTACAATCGCTGGCCTGGCCATAGCCAAATGGCCCCCCACACTACCCTGTTCCCGCTCGAGCTACAGCGCAGCCTAAAAGAGGCTTACGCTGCAGGGGCACAAGTGGCGGTGATGGAGGTAAGTTCCCACGCCCTAGCCCAGGATCGGGTGTGGGGCTGTCCCTTTCAGGCGGCTGCCTGGACAAACCTGACGCAGGATCATCTGGACTTTCACCCGACGATGGAGCACTACTGGCAGGCCAAGGCCACCCTGTTCAGGCCGGAGTATCTCCAGGGGCGGGCTCTCATTAACCGAGATGATGCCGGTGGCGAGCGCCTGTTAGCAGCCTGGACAGGCCGGGCTGAGCTCCAGCCTTGGGCCTATTCTTTACAACCTCTGACAGAAATACCGGGATTGTGGCCGACCGATGTGGAGCTACACGCCACCGGGCTACGCGCCCAGTTGCACACTCCCATCGGTGCTTTTGGGGTAGAAGCCCCCCTAGTGGGATCCTTCAACCTTTCCAATTTGCTAGCAGCAGTGGGAGTTGCCCTCCATTTGGGCCTCCGCCCCGATCAGATCCAAGCGGCTTTGCCTCACTTCCCCGGAGTGCCGGGACGGGTGGAACGGGTAACAGTGCCGGGGCAAGACATTACCGTGATTGTGGACTACGCCCATACCCCCGATGGGCTGGATAACCTATTACGGGCTATCCGGCCCCAGGTGCAAGGGCAACTCATCTGCGTGTTTGGCTGTGGCGGGGATCGGGATCGGGGCAAACGACCGCAAATGGGCCGCATCGCCGCCACATGGGCAGATCAAGTGATTGTTACCTCCGATAACCCGCGAACCGAGGATCCACAGCAGATTTTGACAGATATTGTGGCCGGGATCCCAGGATCGCCTAAATTAGTCGAGAAGGATCGCCGCCAAGCCATCCAGCAGGCCATCCTCTCTGCCCAGCCGGGAGATACAGTAGTGATCGCTGGCAAAGGCCATGAAGACTATCAAATCCTCGGCACCCAAAAAATTCACTTTGATGACCGCGAAGAGGCCCGCCATGCCCTTGCCCTACGCAAGGGATCCCTCACTGAGCCTCAGACCGGGAACGATGCTTCAGCATCAACTCCACAAACTCCTGAAACAGGTAATCGGCATCATGGGGGCCAGGGCTAG
- a CDS encoding HEAT repeat domain-containing protein — protein MYEDAFSPLEPLDELPPHPPPDVDVELMLQQLEDSDPYLRMQAARAFCDVEEPRAIRHLLALVRDPCPLVRVGAAYALGRNPAPCAPKPGAPCGVEVLIEGLRWEWNGYVRKGLVWALGNARDPRAYPVLIEVLAGDITAVRLWAASALGQLAQAQVLPGSALPEIVMALCRGLAGDPVAPVRGNCAWSLGSLGQQLKQALGDGDPAADQTLYQTLTGHLLASASGDPDLGVRDDARLSLQKLADPGRVSGTESFLLEQLDNLV, from the coding sequence ATGTACGAAGACGCTTTTTCCCCCCTAGAACCGCTGGACGAACTGCCACCACATCCACCCCCAGATGTGGATGTGGAGTTGATGCTGCAGCAACTGGAGGATAGCGACCCCTATTTGCGGATGCAGGCGGCGCGCGCCTTCTGTGATGTTGAAGAACCTCGTGCGATCCGGCATCTGTTGGCGTTGGTACGGGATCCCTGTCCGTTGGTGCGGGTGGGAGCCGCCTATGCCTTGGGACGCAACCCGGCTCCCTGTGCGCCAAAGCCTGGCGCACCTTGTGGGGTGGAAGTGTTGATCGAGGGCTTGCGCTGGGAGTGGAACGGCTATGTGCGTAAAGGCTTGGTTTGGGCATTGGGCAATGCTAGGGATCCCCGCGCTTACCCGGTGTTGATCGAAGTGTTGGCAGGGGATATCACCGCGGTACGGCTGTGGGCCGCCAGTGCCCTCGGACAACTGGCCCAAGCACAAGTATTACCCGGCTCAGCCCTGCCTGAGATTGTCATGGCTCTCTGCCGCGGCTTGGCTGGGGATCCGGTTGCACCCGTGCGAGGCAATTGTGCCTGGAGCTTGGGGAGCCTGGGGCAACAGCTGAAACAGGCCCTTGGGGATGGGGATCCCGCTGCCGATCAGACCCTGTACCAAACCTTGACAGGACACCTGTTGGCCAGCGCCAGTGGCGATCCGGACTTGGGGGTGCGGGATGATGCGCGGCTTTCTCTGCAAAAATTGGCGGATCCCGGTCGCGTTAGCGGGACAGAGTCCTTTCTGCTGGAGCAACTGGATAATCTGGTTTGA
- a CDS encoding peptidylprolyl isomerase — MNGNRAGLGLALGHLCLGMLGCRSITPPLGSPAEQGIPVAYADRPQLRGTAVVELELQTAQAGLGKVTLEIHGEAAPLTGGQFVDLVQRGFYNGLTFHRVEKDPQPFVVQGGDPRGDGTGGAMEPGGNHVRTLPLEIQVQGEPQPRYNTLIEDPAALRQLVLPHRSGAVAMARSSPLDSASSQFYISLSSLPILDGRYAVFGYVVEGMEWVDKVQVGDVIRSARVIEGEEWLTVPAVVSPQQAQEQQTGDPSSL; from the coding sequence ATGAACGGGAACAGAGCGGGATTGGGCTTGGCTCTGGGGCATCTCTGTCTCGGCATGCTTGGTTGTCGGAGCATTACCCCACCGCTGGGATCCCCCGCTGAACAAGGGATCCCGGTTGCCTATGCCGATCGCCCGCAACTGCGGGGCACAGCCGTGGTGGAATTGGAGCTGCAAACCGCTCAGGCGGGGTTGGGCAAGGTGACCCTCGAGATCCACGGAGAGGCTGCCCCTCTCACCGGCGGCCAGTTTGTGGATTTGGTGCAGCGCGGCTTTTACAACGGTCTCACCTTCCACCGGGTGGAGAAAGATCCGCAACCCTTTGTGGTGCAGGGTGGGGATCCCCGTGGGGATGGCACAGGAGGGGCAATGGAGCCAGGGGGCAACCATGTGCGTACCCTTCCTCTGGAAATTCAAGTGCAGGGGGAACCGCAGCCTCGCTACAACACCTTGATTGAGGATCCCGCCGCTTTGCGCCAGTTGGTGTTGCCCCATCGTTCGGGGGCGGTGGCTATGGCCCGTTCTAGCCCGCTGGATTCGGCCTCTTCTCAGTTTTATATCAGCCTGTCCTCCCTGCCGATTTTGGATGGGCGTTACGCCGTGTTTGGCTACGTCGTTGAAGGGATGGAATGGGTGGATAAGGTGCAGGTGGGAGATGTAATTCGCTCTGCACGGGTGATTGAGGGGGAAGAATGGCTCACGGTTCCAGCAGTAGTCTCCCCTCAACAGGCGCAAGAACAACAAACTGGGGATCCCAGCAGTTTATGA